The following are encoded in a window of Mycosarcoma maydis chromosome 10, whole genome shotgun sequence genomic DNA:
- a CDS encoding putative guanine nucleotide exchange factor, whose protein sequence is MSSAAVVEDALEPTLQNILDQKTLKWLFVGGKGGVGKTTTSCSLAIQLSKVRESVLLISTDPAHNLSDAFGQKFGKEATKVNGFDNLSAMEIDPNSSIQEMIEQSDSQGGAMGSMMQDLAFAIPGVDEAMGFAEIMKHVKSMEYSVIVFDTAPTGHTLRFLSFPSVLEKALAKFSTLGRSLGPMLGQFQSMLGGGGPNQEDMFAKLESMREVITEVNTQFKDPEKTTFVCVCIAEFLSLYETERLIQELTSYEIDTHAIVCNQLLYPKKDSNCQHCRVRKQMQDKYVGEMMELYADDFHIVKMPLLTEEVRGTDKLKDFSNFLVTPYVPPTE, encoded by the coding sequence ATGTCTTCAGCTGCAGTAGTCGAGGACGCGCTGGAGCCGACGCTTCAGAACATCCTAGATCAAAAGACGCTCAAATGGCTCTTTGTCGGCGGCAAAGGTGGTGTGGGCAAGACCACcacctcttgctcgcttgcCATCCAGCTTTCCAAAGTGCGCGAGtcggtgctgctcatctCTACTGATCCAGCACACAACCTTTCGGATGCCTTCGGACAGAAATTCGGTAAAGAGGCGACCAAAGTCAACGGATTCGACAACCTCTCGGCCATGGAGATCGACCCGAATTCGAGTATCCAGGAAATGATCGAGCAGTCTGATAGCCAAGGCGGAGCGATGGGATCGATGATGCAGGATTTGGCGTTTGCCATTCCCGGTGTGGACGAAGCGATGGGATTCGCCGAGATCATGAAGCACGTCAAGTCGATGGAGTACTCGGTGATCGTGTTTGACACTGCGCCTACCGGTCACACTCTGCGTTTCTTGTCGTTTCCTAGTGTACTCGAAAAAGCATTGGCCAAGTTCAGCACTCTGGGACGAAGCCTGGGCCCCATGCTGGGACAGTTCCAATCGATGCTCGGAGGAGGCGGACCTAACCAGGAAGACATGTTCGCTAAACTGGAAAGCATGCGCGAAGTGATTACCGAAGTCAACACGCAATTCAAGGATCCGGAGAAGACGACGTTCGTATGCGTCTGCATCGCCGAATTCCTGTCGCTCTACGAAACGGAAAGGCTGATTCAAGAGTTGACGAGTTACGAAATCGATACGCACGCCATTGTGTGCAACCAATTGCTGTATCCCAAGAAGGATAGCAACTGCCAACATTGCAGAGTGAGGAAGCAGATGCAGGACAAGTACGTGGGCGAGATGATGGAGCTATATGCGGACGATTTCCACATTGTCAAGATGCCCTTGTTGACTGAGGAGGTCAGGGGAACGGACAAGTTGAAGGACTTTAGCAACTTCCTGGTCACACCTTATGTTCCACCGACCGAGTAA
- a CDS encoding biotin--[acetyl-CoA-carboxylase] ligase BPL1 (related to BPL1 - biotin holocarboxylase synthetase), with the protein MSDVLVYSGPGVSTSALHHTLKTLRTLLTTYDVKTVDAKTLALDPWQKGTALVVLPGGRDLPYVSELARPFTRNIDDNIAPSSAPERTASRQLRNYVESGGNFVGICAGAYYASSHCTFEKGTDMEVDGERPFLRFFPGTCQGTVYPGFVYESDKGARIVDIERVTGHSQKDQWRCHYNGGGAFMNADTWAERGVEVLACYTKAQTDDLLLDIDLNGGTAWKRPNYDGQAAVVLCSVGLGKALLFGTHPEFPLLATSTPVLLAENGQVDAQEHKDHKERARQLRLHEQRRLQWLHELFTQRLGLRSELPQWAASAAVSAAGDAAAGNTIAAGTAIETDEPKLQPIFLALIGKDLQGLTDDIVRKLAAERSTSATPHIQGYNDCSALKNATFASIKDSNDVIHFSVADAKSILEAQKLCSSADYDAFSKPVVPAPVSDEAAAQDLPTQDKEVDLDLVPKYVLVCKPARPSVDMVAYWNICEYEKHLLHFREVNLQRERSKEQGHWSTWRAPFDPFHPFGASSGGFSGVEYQFGTPMLYTQMVTSTQTMLDRNIRLLSALPVGTTFFATQQMSGRGRGGNRWISPKGCLQFSAVFRVPVSMASKTVFLQYLSGLAVVEGIRIALGDSEAGRAVAQKVRIKWPNDIYAEIPRVDSDASLATGASARAKTATFELGGKRYAKLGGILVNSQFSGGNEFVLVSGCGVNCLNARPTTSVSDLISIHNRAMTASNAEPSTLLAPITQEKLAGAILSTFDSIWKTFMQHEGDFRPFVDKYRQVWLHSDQETTLTSDAIRASATEAEEENVRIVGISSDFGLLQAVPRSSNVFSNDARAWSDTKESKMGGIIQLQPDGNSFDMLQNLVKRKA; encoded by the coding sequence ATGTCGGACGTACTTGTCTATTCGGGGCCGGGCGTTTCCACTTCGGCACTGCACCAtacgctcaagacgctccGTACGCTTCTCACTACATACGACGTCAAGACGGTGGATGCCAAAACGCTAGCACTCGATCCATGGCAGAAGGGAACCGCACTCGTCGTTCTTCCTGGTGGTCGCGATTTGCCGTATGTCTCTGAACTGGCTCGACCGTTCACCCGAAATATTGACGACAATATCGCACCTTCGAGTGCGCCCGAGCGAACCGCCTCGCGCCAACTACGCAATTATGTCGAGTCGGGCGGCAACTTTGTGGGAATTTGTGCAGGTGCCTACTACGCATCGAGCCACTGCACCTTCGAAAAGGGTACCGACATGGAGGTGGACGGAGAGCGGCCGTTTCTGCGCTTTTTCCCGGGGACGTGCCAAGGGACAGTATATCCTGGCTTTGTGTATGAGTCGGACAAAGGAGCTCGAATCGTTGATATCGAGCGTGTGACGGGCCACAGCCAAAAGGATCAATGGAGATGCCACTACAACGGTGGCGGCGCGTTTATGAATGCAGACACGTGGGCCGAACGTGGCGTAGAAGTGTTGGCTTGCTACACTAAGGCTCAAACGGATGATCTTCTACTTGATATTGACTTGAACGGCGGAACAGCTTGGAAACGACCAAACTACGACGGCCAAGCGGCAGTCGTGCTCTGCTCGGTAGGACTGGGCAAGGCTCTGTTGTTCGGGACACACCCCGAGTTCCCACTTCTGGCGACCTCAAcaccggtgctgctggcagAAAACGGCCAGGTTGATGCGCAGGAACACAAAGACCACAAAGAACGAGCCAGACAACTGCGGCTGCACGAACAGCGCCGTCTGCAATGGCTGCACGAGCTGTTCACCCAGCGGCTCGGACTGCGCTCGGAACTGCCACAGTGggctgcatctgcagcagtGTCGGCCGCaggagatgctgctgctggcaacACAATCGCGGCTGGCACAGCCATCGAGACAGACGAACCCAAGCTGCAACCCATCTTCCTTGCTCTGATCGGCAAGGATTTGCAGGGGCTCACCGACGACATTGTGCGAAAGCTTGCTGCAGAACGATCAACCAGTGCCACGCCACACATTCAAGGTTACAACGACTGCTCCGCGCTCAAAAACGCAACGTTTGCGAGCATCAAGGACTCGAACGACGTCATACACTTTTCAGTGGCAGATGCGAAAAGCATCCTAGAGGCTCAGAAGCTGTGTTCGTCCGCCGACTACGATGCTTTCTCCAAACCCGTCGTGCCCGCTCCAGTTTCTGATGAGGCGGCTGCGCAAGATTTGCCGACGCAGGACAAGGAGGTAGACCTGGACTTGGTGCCAAAGTACGTGCTGGTCTGTAAGCCAGCGCGACCCTCTGTCGACATGGTTGCCTACTGGAACATTTGCGAGTACGAAAAGCATCTGCTGCACTTTCGTGAGGTGAATCTGCAGAGGGAGCGCAGCAAGGAGCAGGGACACTGGTCCACGTGGCGTGCGCCGTTCGACCCGTTCCATCCGTTTGGCGCCTCTAGCGGCGGCTTTTCAGGTGTCGAGTATCAATTCGGCACGCCAATGCTGTATACGCAGATGGTGACTTCGACACAAACGATGCTCGACAGGAACATCCGTTTGCTCTCTGCTTTACCGGTTGGAACGACCTTCTTCGCAACGCAGCAGATGAGTGGTCGAGGACGTGGAGGTAACCGATGGATCTCACCCAAGGGCTGCCTTCAGTTCTCCGccgtgttccgtgttccgGTCTCGATGGCAAGCAAGACCGTCTTTCTGCAGTACCTTTCCGGTCTAGCTGTCGTCGAAGGCATTCGCATCGCGCTGGGCGACAGTGAAGCGGGTCGAGCGGTAGCGCAGAAAGTACGCATCAAGTGGCCGAACGACATCTATGCCGAGATTCCTCGCGTTGACTCGGATGCTTCCCTGGCGACGGGCGCGAGTGCAAGAGCCAAGACGGCCACGTTTGAGTTGGGCGGTAAACGATATGCGAAACTCGGCGGTATCCTGGTCAATTCGCAGTTCAGCGGTGGTAATGAGTTTGTCCTCGTTTCTGGTTGCGGTGTCAACTGTCTCAACGCTCGGCCTACTACGTCTGTCTCTGATCTGATTTCGATCCACAATCGAGCTATGACGGCGTCCAACGCTGAGCCGTCCACGTTGCTTGCGCCCATAACACAAGAGAAACTGGCCGGGGCAATCCTGTCAACGTTTGATTCGATCTGGAAGACGTTCATGCAACACGAGGGCGATTTCAGACCGTTCGTCGACAAGTACAGGCAAGTGTGGCTGCACAGCGATCAGGAGACGACGTTGACGTCAGACGCTATTCGAGCTAGCGCCACGGAAGCCGAGGAAGAAAACGTTAGGATCGTAGGTATTTCGTCCGACTTTGGACTGTTGCAGGCGGTgccgaggagctcgaaTGTGTTTAGCAACGATGCGAGGGCGTGGAGCGATACGAAGGAATCGAAAATGGGAGGGATCATCCAATTGCAACCTGACGGCAATTCGTTTGATATGCTACAGAACTTGGTCAAGCGAAAGGCCTAG
- a CDS encoding rRNA-processing endoribonuclease (related to RCL1 - RNA terminal phosphate cyclase-like protein) — protein MAVSASAGAVASDPKSRLLRFTGHRNFRQRLILSLISQRPVRIDSIRPDSSSPGIRDFEANFLRLIEKITNGSHVEISYTGTSILLKPGVIAGGKVVHDCSLTRGIGYWLEWVVVLAPFAKKEIALTLRGVTNMDGDLGVDTIRTVTLPHLSLFLPLDTVSTLASSLELRIAKRGSAPGGGGEVHFRCPLIKHLCTINFTAPGRVKKIRGIATCTRVSPQMANRLIDSARSILGRLHPEPLLIADVYRSTAVRTRETLPGFAITLLSTSTTGAIYSAEAASKPENPGLPEDLAETAARMLLQEIAANGCIDRSHQPIVLLLMAISPDDVAKCTMSVLTPNAIQMMRDLNDALGVSFKITPAQSNVSPNLDEQHDQDANHDEHHDQDAKNMPLMLQDLARPNLYTLSCVGVNFGGFKKVG, from the exons ATGGCAGTTTCAGCCTCCGCCGGCGCGGTGGCGTCGGACCCAAAGTCTCGCCTGCTCCGCTTCACAGGCCACCGCAACTTTCGACAGCGACTCATCCTATCGCTTATCTCACAACGCCCCGTGAGAATTGACTCTATTCGTCCGGACTCTTCTTCGCCTGGTATCCGAGATTTTGAAGCCAACTTTCTGCGTCTGATAGAGAAAATCACCAATGGCTCACATGTCGAAATCTCGTATACTGGTACATCGATCCTTCTGAAACCAGGCGTGATTGCGGGTGGAAAAGTGGTGCATGACTGCTCACTGACACGAGGGATCGGGTATTGGCTCGAAtgggtggtggtgctggcgcCGTTTGCGAAAAAGGAGATCGCCTTGACGTTGAGGGGTGTGACCAACATGGATGGGGATTTGGGCGTGGATACTATTCGAACGGTGACTCTGCCTCACCTCTCGCTGTTTTTGCCATTGGATACTGTATCGACGCTGGCGAGCTCGTTGGAGCTGCGCATTGCCAAACGTGGGTCTGCTCCGGGAGGAGGCGGAGAGGTCCACTTCCGGTGTCCGCTCATCAAGCATCTTTGCACGATCAACTTTACCGCTCCTGGTCGAGTTAAGAAGATTCGAGGCATTGCAACATGCACGCGCGTCAGCCCTCAGATGGCCAATCGACTCATCGACTCGGCGCGCTCAATCCTCGGACGTTTACATCCGGAACCTCTACTGATCGCCGACGTCTACCGC TCTACCGCGGTGAGGACTCGGGAAACTCTTCCCGGCTTTGCCATCACGCTCCtctccacctccaccaccggTGCAATCTACAGCGCAGAAGCTGCGAGCAAACCCGAAAACCCTGGCTTACCAGAAGACCTCGCTGAAACTGCTGCCAGAATGCTCCTCCAAGAAATTGCCGCTAACGGTTGCATAGATCGAAGCCACCAACCCATCGTGCTACTCTTGATGGCCATCAGTCCAGACGACGTCGCAAAGTGTACCATGAGCGTTCTCACCCCCAACGCCATCCAAATGATGCGCGATCTGAACGACGCCTTGGGTGTCAGTTTCAAGATCACCCCCGCACAATCCAACGTCTCACCCAACCTTGACGAACAGCACGACCAAGACGCCAACCATGACGAGCACCACGACCAAGACGCTAAGAACATGCCACTCATGTTGCAAGACTTGGCTCGTCCTAATCTGTACACCCTCAGTTGTGTAGGTGTCAACTTTGGCGGCTTCAAGAAGGTCGGCTAG
- a CDS encoding bifunctional endoribonuclease/protein kinase IRE1 (related to IRE1 - protein kinase): protein MKLPYLPRSRQRPRKHHFNLSPASIPHRQLTSSHNNAFFLQLIIWALVSIVFDAFSSASAATMRAPVPAAASLPNDPNASLASAIPQHDLIPSAKHHQLASAGSRFRSISSTRPSSISDLVLANTVVLTTVEGGLYALHRETGKHLWSLSPHASHESDSLLRPLVTALYGKEQKSFAEIAQGGHIFASPLSDSSPLLKTGGIYIVEPSSAGDIYVLSSAGAKAGAPSATSGEPGTVQLDKLPLTLPQLVELSPFSFAGDDTRVFVGQKQTTLVELNIETGELGAVFGGRQAGVWCGAQAHDLDVGLSGSSARDSSKSASSNPESCFDDEPTLSGSSSKSTSKLAYIGRTDYTLNIHSRNSPEALQTLHFSTFAPNAGDRDVQILWTQADHPDQRAIFGMPEDGSVVCFNLTEVDRASRASDVSDDAHRALWSAELRASVAGVFDVVYPAPHLQNTKSLSRPILVSHPPAPIHRIFPQISEQQAQEQDSRDFRNSLSPRRRSAYLGIAGDSLYAMSSHRFPLVAFTSRAAAGLPDGINSQAARDSWLPGLPPSQKGWADEGQRKCASFGCWLGSYSLYVDSTAEGKLRDSLLGSNPTLEIEAGSPQLSIGDRPTFGPDSASAANDSEESPSDRASSTSTTPSASPQTHKKTSTRSRRPGTRGVSDQTSSDSKLPPRDSTERADSTERSWKARMTVVLLQVILALVIAVLSGVTYLGLQEQKVRAERQAAEIAKGVVWIPVLKEDEAGFGGEAVTEKMRAEEKRQLQQAIALSSKDALAVGRHDVKSAPANDDEEGEGEDPHDGSASTNKKKQNKRRRRGKRAGAAVAAKAAKVNGKEGSPDASEAGKERAADDDDDEEGVGDKIKAQLNAGQAGTNKSQEDVLVAPWKRANSAAAHEGTDERASVNISDASSSNENEPETPRKGILPAKAKPGKVNGLRISNAVLGASDSLQRTQQLMSPQLRSPLLNTGWGGFEEEDAASVGRAAAQIAANGQNQFGGSAPNNGVSTSSLTISDEVLGYGSSGTVVFRGTFQGRAVAVKRLLRDFVHVASKEVSLLESADNHPNVIRYFYKELTPSFLFIALELCPASLAEVVERPADYRDLSNLLEPKRALQQIASGLRHLHSLSIVHRDIKPQNILVATSTSGKHLKMLLSDFGLSKRLDGMAQTSFSQTVNNPGGTVGWRAPEILRGDVNLDAGSESESSMGNNPRSTSSREEKQRLTRAVDIFALGCLAYYVLSNGDHPFGSRFEREMNIIRKRVDLSRLDGLGEEGHEAQDLVLRMVSHDPRHRPSAAEALTHPYFWDANKRLNFLQDASDRFEIMDKDPPTPALVLLESKARNVLGTDWHRRCDRMFLENLGKFRKYDPTSVQDLLRAMRNKKHHYQDLPGTLKKVLGSLPDGYLNYFTRRFPELFLHVYNTIVDQPLIRTEPVFREYFHCAEPEH from the coding sequence ATGAAGCTTCCATATCTACCAAGGTCGCGTCAGCGACCACGGAAACATCACTTTAACCTCTCGCCAGCCTCGATACCACACCGACAGCTTACGTCCTCTCACAACAATGCATTCTTCCTCCAACTCATCATTTGGGCGCTCGTTTCCATCGTCTTTGATGCTttctcgagcgcttccgcCGCAACTATGCGCGCGCCTGTTCCAGCTGCCGCCAGTTTGCCCAATGACCCAAATGCCAGCCTCGCCTCGGCCATCCCTCAACACGATCTGATCCCGTCTGCCAAGCATCATCAGCTTGCATCTGCCGGCTCACGTTTTCGCAGCATATCTTCGACGCGCCCTTCCTCAATATCCGACCTTGTCCTTGCCAACACCGTCGTGCTTACCACCGTCGAGGGTGGCCTTTATGCACTTCATCGAGAAACAGGCAAACATCTGTGGTCGCTCTCACCACATGCCAGTCATGAATCCGACTCGCTCTTGCGTCCTCTTGTTACTGCTCTGTACGGCAAGGAACAGAAATCGTTTGCCGAGATTGCTCAAGGCGGACATATCTTTGCATCCCCCCTCAGCGACTCATCTCCTCTGCTCAAAACGGGCGGCATCTACATTGTCGAACCATCGTCGGCTGGTGACATTTATGTGCTGTCCTCCGCTGGTGCGAAAGCCGGCGCCCCCTCGGCTACGAGCGGTGAGCCTGGCACAGTCCAACTGGACAAGCTCCCATTGACGTTGCCACAATTAGTCGAGCTAAGCCCATTCTCTTTTGCTGGAGACGACACACGTGTCTTTGTTGGGCAGAAGCAGAccacgctcgtcgagctcaacaTTGAAACTGGTGAGCTCGGCGCTGTCTTTGGAGGCCGACAAGCTGGCGTCTGGTGCGGCGCTCAAGCGCATGACCTCGATGTCGGCCTATCTGGATCTTCAGCGCGAGACAGCTCGAAAAGTGCCTCTTCCAACCCAGAGTCGTGCTTTGATGACGAACCAACCCTTTCCGGCTCATCGTCCAAGTCCACCTCGAAGCTGGCTTACATTGGCAGAACCGACTACACGCTCAACATTCACTCGCGCAACTCTCCCGAAGCGCTTCAGACGCTCCATTTCAGCACGTTTGCCCCCAACGCAGGTGACCGCGATGTGCAGATCCTCTGGACGCAAGCAGATCACCCCGATCAGCGCGCCATCTTCGGCATGCCCGAAGATGGCAGCGTCGTTTGCTTCAACCTTACAGAAGTTGACCGAGCTTCGCGCGCTTCCGATGTCTCCGATGATGCTCATCGTGCCCTTTGGTCGGCAGAGCTGCGTGCAAGTGTGGCTGGTGTCTTCGATGTCGTCTACCCAGCACCGCACCTGCAAAACACCAAGTCACTCAGTCGTCCCATTCTTGTCTCACATCCTCCCGCTCCGATCCATCGCATCTTCCCGCAGATCAGCGAGCAACAAGCCCAAGAACAAGATTCGCGCGACTTTCGCAACAGCCTGTCACCACGTCGTCGCTCGGCTtatctcggcatcgctggTGACAGTCTGTATGCCATGAGTTCGCATCGTTTCCCGCTCGTCGCCTTTACATCCAGGGCTGCCGCTGGTCTTCCCGATGGAATCAACTCACAAGCCGCCAGGGACTCCTGGCTACCTGGACTGCCCCCCTCACAGAAAGGTTGGGCAGACGAGGGCCAGCGCAAGTGCGCTTCGTTTGGATGTTGGCTTGGGAGCTACTCGCTGTACGTGGATTCCACAGCGGAAGGAAAATTGCGCGACTCGCTCTTGGGTTCGAATCCCACCCTCGAAATCGAAGCTGGCTCACCTCAGCTCAGCATAGGCGATCGCCCTACTTTTGGACCGGACAGCGCTTCCGCGGCCAACGATTCGGAGGAATCGCCTAGCGATCGAGCTTCGTCGACATCCACCACGCCGTCTGCATCGCCACAAACGCACAAGAAGACCTCCACACGGTCTCGAAGACCGGGCACTCGAGGTGTATCAGATCAGACATCATCCGACTCCAAGCTCCCACCACGCGATTCAACGGAGCGAGCAGATTCTACAGAAAGAAGCTGGAAAGCCCGCATGACCGTGGTGCTGCTCCAGGTCATCTTGGCACTAGTCATTGCTGTGCTCAGCGGTGTCACCTACCTCGGTTTGCAGGAGCAAAAGGTGCGAGCTGAGaggcaagcagcagagatTGCCAAAGGTGTCGTCTGGATCCCCGTTCTcaaagaggacgaggcagGCTTTGGCGGAGAGGCGGTTACTGAAAAGATGCGCGCAGAGGAAAAGCGCCAGCTCCAACAAGCCATCGCACTATCCAGCAAAGACGCACTTGCTGTCGGTAGGCATGATGTCAAGAGCGCTCCGGCaaacgatgacgaggagggCGAAGGCGAAGATCCTCACGACGGATCCGCATCAACaaacaagaagaagcaaaaCAAACGTCGACGCAGAGGCAAACGtgcaggtgctgctgtcgctgccaAAGCAGCCAAAGTCAACGGCAAAGAGGGCAGCCCAGATGCTTCCGAGGCCGGGAAAGAAAGGGCagctgatgacgatgatgatgaggaaGGTGTCGGTGACAAAATTAAAGCACAACTCAACGCTGGACAGGCCGGGACGAACAAGAGTCAGGAGGACGTCCTTGTGGCACCGTGGAAGCGTGCCaacagcgctgctgcgcatgAAGGAACCGACGAGCGCGCATCTGTGAATATCTCTGATgcttcctcgtccaacGAAAACGAACCAGAGACTCCGCGAAAAGGCATTCTACctgccaaggccaagcCGGGCAAGGTCAACGGCTTGCGCATCTCAAATGCCGTCCTCGGCGCAAGCGATAGCCTGCAACGTACGCAGCAGCTCATGTCGCCGCAGCTCCGATCACCTCTGCTCAACACAGGTTGGGGCGGCTTtgaagaggaggatgcAGCTTCGGTCGgcagagctgctgcgcagATTGCAGCAAACGGTCAGAATCAGTTCGGCGGCTCTGCGCCCAACAACGGTGTCAGCACGTCTTCGCTCACCATCTcggacgaggtgcttgGCTACGGATCTTCGGGCACTGTGGTGTTCAGGGGCACTTTCCAGGGCCGGGCTGTGGCAGTCAAGCGCCTACTTCGCGACTTTGTCCACGTTGCTTCAAAGGAGGTATCACTGCTAGAGTCGGCGGACAACCATCCGAACGTCATTCGCTATTTCTACAAGGAGCTCACGCCTAGCTTTTTGTTCATTGCGCTCGAGCTATGCCCTGCTAGTCTGGCAGAGGTGGTCGAACGGCCGGCCGACTACCGCGACCTTAGCAACTTGCTCGAACCCAAGCGCGCTTTACAACAGATCGCATCTGGTTTGCGACACCTTCACTCGCTCTCGATTGTGCATCGGGATATCAAGCCGCAGAACATCCTGGTGGCTACATCGACAAGCGGCAAGCATTTGAAGATGCTGCTGTCCGACTTTGGTCTGTCCAAGCGGTTGGACGGTATGGCGCAGACGAGCTTCTCGCAGACGGTCAACAACCCAGGAGGCACTGTAGGCTGGCGCGCACCAGAGATCCTGCGCGGCGACGTTAATCTGGATGCCGGatccgagtccgagtcaTCGATGGGCAACAATCCAAGGTCTACCTCGAGTCGCGAAGAAAAGCAGCGTCTCACTCGAGCGGTCGACATCTTTGCGCTAGGCTGTCTCGCCTACTACGTGCTGTCCAACGGCGACCATCCGTTTGGCTCCCGCTTTGAGCGTGAGATGAACATCATCCGCAAGCGAGTCGATCTGTCGCGACTGGACGGTCTGGGCGAAGAAGGTCACGAAGCGCAGGATCTGGTGCTGAGGATGGTCTCCCACGACCCACGTCATCGtccttctgctgctgaagcgcTGACCCATCCGTACTTTTGGGACGCGAACAAACGGCTCAACTTCCTGCAAGACGCCTCTGACCGTTTCGAGATTATGGACAAAGATCCACCCACGCCCGCGCTGgtcttgctcgagtcgaAAGCACGCAACGTATTGGGCACAGAttggcatcgacgatgcgacAGGATGTTCCTGGAGAATCTCGGCAAGTTTCGAAAGTACGATCCGACGTCGGTACAAGACCTGCTGCGTGCCATGCGCAATAAGAAACATCACTATCAGGACCTACCTGGTACGCTCAAGAAGGTCTTGGGAAGTTTACCAGATGGATATCTAAACTACTTTACTCGACGGTTTCCCGAGTTGTTCCTGCACGTGTATAACACGATTGTCGACCAACCATTGATCAGGACCGAGCCCGTGTTCAGGGAGTACTTTCACTGTGCGGAGCCCGAACATTAG